A window of the Vigna angularis cultivar LongXiaoDou No.4 chromosome 3, ASM1680809v1, whole genome shotgun sequence genome harbors these coding sequences:
- the LOC108324542 gene encoding uncharacterized protein LOC108324542: MEIFKKLKINIPFSKALQQMPSYAKFFKELLTKKRKYIEEETIEVQGNFSAIIQKILPPKFKDLGSFTIPCTIGKLAVGRALIDLGASINLMPLSMFKMIEGLELKPTRMNLQLGDRSLKYPYGVS; the protein is encoded by the coding sequence ATGGAAATTTTCAAGAAACTGAAGATTAACATACCTTTCTCTAAGGCACTACAGCAAATGCCttcatatgctaaattttttAAGGAACTTCTCACGAAAAAGAGGAAATACATTGAAGAAGAAACTATTGAAGTGCAAGGGAATTTTAGTGCTATCATACAAAAAATCCTACCTCCTAAGTTTAAAGATCTAGGAAGTTTCACCATCCCATGTACTATTGGGAAGTTAGCTGTTGGAAGGGCTTtaattgatttgggagctagcattaactTAATGCCGCTTTCCATGTTTAAAATGATTGAAGGTTTGGAACTGAAGCCTACTCGGATGAATCTCCAACTAGGGGATAGATCTCTGAAATATCCTTATGGGGTTAGTTGA